A genomic region of Rhodospirillaceae bacterium contains the following coding sequences:
- a CDS encoding LysR family transcriptional regulator, giving the protein MEMQQLRHFVAAARHGNIGRAAQELNITQPALSRSIKNLEAFLGVELLERGPKGVQTTVFGASMLDHALIILSESERAVSEVHAIKGLSQGQFTIGIAPAFSSFIVPEAIGRLNRERPGVNISVASAFYDELLSNLRRADFDLVFSMFPPDNRDAHLEFEALYVSRSGVHARADHPLAKKASVAMAELAEYGWVVPNQLAVNRVFRTFFTDNGLPVPRQVIRTTSLTYLKQAMLHSPLLSILPEHLVADEVAAGDIVQINNTDCAVESLCGVITRQNRSRPPAVAACIESLRVVCKEKIAAQGGKGDPSLPYVTLT; this is encoded by the coding sequence ATGGAAATGCAGCAACTGCGCCATTTTGTGGCTGCCGCCCGCCACGGCAATATCGGCCGCGCCGCCCAGGAACTCAATATTACGCAACCTGCGCTCAGCCGGAGCATCAAAAACCTTGAGGCGTTTTTAGGCGTTGAACTGCTCGAGCGCGGTCCGAAAGGCGTTCAGACCACCGTTTTCGGGGCCAGCATGCTGGATCATGCTTTGATTATCCTCAGTGAATCTGAACGGGCTGTATCTGAAGTCCATGCCATTAAGGGCCTGAGTCAGGGGCAGTTTACCATTGGCATTGCGCCCGCATTTTCATCCTTCATCGTCCCCGAGGCCATTGGGCGTCTCAATCGGGAGCGTCCCGGTGTGAATATATCAGTCGCCAGCGCGTTTTATGACGAATTGCTTTCCAATCTTAGGCGTGCAGATTTTGATTTGGTTTTTTCGATGTTTCCCCCTGACAACAGGGACGCTCACCTTGAGTTTGAAGCGCTGTATGTCAGTCGGTCTGGGGTTCATGCTAGAGCTGATCACCCGCTGGCCAAAAAGGCGTCGGTTGCAATGGCGGAGCTTGCCGAATACGGGTGGGTGGTGCCTAATCAACTCGCCGTGAACAGGGTGTTCAGAACGTTTTTCACAGACAACGGCTTGCCGGTGCCGCGCCAGGTTATTCGCACCACCTCGTTGACTTATCTAAAGCAGGCGATGTTGCACAGCCCGCTCCTCTCAATCCTCCCGGAGCACCTGGTGGCGGATGAGGTTGCGGCTGGGGATATTGTTCAAATCAATAATACAGACTGCGCCGTAGAATCTCTTTGCGGCGTTATCACGCGGCAAAATCGCAGCCGCCCGCCTGCGGTGGCGGCGTGCATTGAGTCTTTGCGGGTGGTCTGCAAAGAAAAAATTGCGGCCCAAGGTGGAAAAGGCGACCCGTCTTTGCCTTATGTCACGCTCACGTAA
- a CDS encoding phytanoyl-CoA dioxygenase family protein — protein sequence MTVTKDHIATYERDGTVLIPGAFKDWVEPLSETVMAVIDGQRAGRIAPDDATCVFQNPMKIVENFGGGAMALNIVPYHTGFSDWLKNSPAAEMAAAVMQSERVRFWVDATFLKEENAASEGTPWHNDTCTWPFWGRQMTILWIALTDVDEDNGPLTTVRGSHQEDGRYYSTFFPADQTPPPGYKPWDQLMAQAEAPDAEIQTWTMKKGDCLFMHPTTIHGSKPRSAKTGSPRLAYSTRWLGDDVIWKPDPLTEPMTERLNTHPAMTFNAPPPDDIIPVLWPRTA from the coding sequence ATGACCGTCACCAAAGATCACATCGCGACCTATGAACGTGATGGTACCGTTCTCATTCCAGGTGCGTTTAAGGATTGGGTGGAACCGCTGAGTGAAACTGTAATGGCAGTGATTGATGGGCAGCGCGCAGGGCGCATTGCGCCGGACGACGCGACGTGCGTCTTTCAAAATCCGATGAAAATTGTTGAGAATTTTGGCGGTGGTGCAATGGCACTGAACATCGTGCCCTATCACACCGGCTTCTCTGACTGGCTTAAGAACTCGCCCGCTGCGGAAATGGCAGCAGCCGTTATGCAAAGCGAACGGGTGCGGTTTTGGGTCGATGCGACATTTCTTAAGGAAGAGAATGCCGCCTCAGAAGGCACACCCTGGCACAATGACACCTGCACCTGGCCGTTCTGGGGCAGGCAAATGACGATCCTCTGGATCGCATTAACCGATGTGGATGAAGATAATGGTCCGCTGACGACTGTACGCGGGAGCCATCAAGAAGATGGTCGCTACTACTCTACTTTCTTCCCCGCAGATCAAACACCGCCGCCTGGGTATAAACCTTGGGACCAGTTGATGGCGCAGGCGGAAGCACCAGACGCAGAAATACAAACCTGGACGATGAAGAAAGGCGACTGCCTATTCATGCACCCCACGACCATTCATGGATCAAAACCAAGATCGGCAAAAACCGGATCGCCGCGTTTGGCCTACAGCACCCGTTGGCTAGGCGATGACGTGATTTGGAAGCCAGATCCGCTGACCGAGCCGATGACCGAGCGGTTAAACACCCACCCTGCCATGACCTTCAACGCGCCACCGCCCGATGACATTATTCCTGTTCTGTGGCCCCGCACGGCCTAA
- a CDS encoding phytanoyl-CoA dioxygenase family protein, with translation MHPKVTQAIIDTYNDIGVGQVPGAMPQKWVNDMTKVLDDALTSKRDGTNEFGPLEGQPDIQFEDHDGYVRMVNFYCRLPEMRTLVEESDCAHIVADVIGSNSMQPWTDGTFIKEGKDGATATPWHNDECLFPLRGHHSPSMWIALTDVDMTNAPLQTLAGSNKDPHRYVSSWALEGAEAPPNFHPWDELLERVKAPDADIRVWEAKAGDMLIIHPKTIHASLPRTAGQDGRRVGFSLRWIGSDIRYEYNPTAKRSPFQEHPDIKEGEPLPESIIPVIWRRNTHVGTA, from the coding sequence ATGCACCCGAAAGTGACTCAAGCCATCATTGACACCTACAACGATATTGGCGTTGGCCAGGTTCCGGGGGCCATGCCGCAAAAGTGGGTCAACGATATGACCAAAGTGCTTGACGATGCCCTGACGAGCAAACGAGACGGTACCAATGAGTTCGGCCCGTTAGAAGGACAGCCGGACATTCAGTTTGAAGACCATGATGGCTACGTTCGTATGGTGAATTTCTACTGCCGGCTGCCAGAGATGCGCACATTGGTTGAAGAGTCAGACTGCGCCCATATCGTCGCCGACGTGATTGGCTCAAACTCCATGCAGCCCTGGACCGATGGCACCTTCATCAAAGAAGGTAAGGACGGAGCAACCGCGACGCCCTGGCATAATGACGAGTGCCTATTTCCCCTGCGCGGACATCACAGCCCGTCCATGTGGATTGCCCTGACCGATGTGGACATGACCAATGCGCCTTTGCAAACTTTGGCCGGGTCTAATAAGGACCCTCACCGCTATGTGAGTTCGTGGGCCTTGGAAGGCGCGGAGGCTCCGCCCAACTTCCATCCCTGGGATGAACTGTTAGAGCGGGTAAAGGCACCGGATGCGGACATTCGTGTTTGGGAGGCCAAGGCCGGTGATATGTTGATCATACATCCCAAAACCATACACGCATCCCTGCCGCGCACTGCTGGACAAGACGGACGGCGGGTTGGGTTTTCCCTGCGCTGGATCGGCAGTGATATCCGGTATGAATATAACCCGACAGCAAAGCGGTCCCCTTTCCAGGAGCATCCGGACATCAAAGAAGGGGAACCCCTGCCGGAGAGCATTATTCCGGTCATCTGGCGGCGAAATACACATGTTGGCACCGCATAG
- a CDS encoding serine hydrolase domain-containing protein: MKQVYRFALAASISAVAFVGYGLGSIEVAAQASKSPIDVDSMYPPEAYDLYLSRLEAMFGGSGGANGGLQYDPLEVIPGAEEYTPLPATDQSKPSTISKEALDITEAYAAERNSQAFIVWRKGKLEREAYFNGAEADTLIVGRSLAKPVTVIAVGRAIKEGYIESLDQPVSDFITEWKGTDRESMLIRHLLDMRTGFLRQGMERGPESILNRAYLHPYHDDVIINEYPLTHKPGERYDYSNATSEMVAPLIERATGVRYGEWVSEQILKPIGAKGGEVWLNRPGGTAHSGCCIMLPARTFFRLGMLSYFDGVWDGVQLLPEGYVAETRIATPQNLWAGMGLYVAGEYVETRGAANPDIANMQVTTHAERYLAADLYLYDGNANQVVYIIPSEDLVILRVGNAPPRDNRWDNTFVPNTIMRGIIRAPGETPPQPQS, from the coding sequence ATGAAACAGGTTTACCGGTTCGCCCTTGCCGCCAGTATTTCAGCCGTGGCCTTTGTCGGATATGGCCTCGGTTCTATTGAGGTTGCCGCTCAAGCGAGCAAGTCTCCGATCGATGTAGACTCCATGTATCCGCCCGAAGCCTACGACCTTTACCTGTCGCGCCTTGAGGCCATGTTTGGTGGCTCCGGTGGTGCCAATGGCGGTTTGCAATATGACCCGCTGGAAGTGATTCCTGGTGCTGAAGAGTACACGCCGTTGCCCGCAACAGATCAAAGCAAACCCAGCACTATCTCCAAAGAAGCTCTGGACATAACAGAAGCCTACGCCGCTGAGCGTAACTCCCAAGCCTTCATCGTGTGGCGCAAAGGCAAGCTGGAGCGGGAAGCTTATTTTAATGGTGCGGAGGCCGACACCTTGATCGTCGGACGGTCGCTAGCAAAGCCGGTTACGGTGATCGCGGTCGGTCGCGCCATTAAGGAAGGCTACATCGAATCCTTGGACCAACCCGTGAGTGATTTCATTACCGAGTGGAAAGGTACGGACCGGGAGTCCATGCTGATCCGGCACTTGTTAGACATGCGGACCGGGTTCTTGCGCCAGGGCATGGAGCGTGGGCCAGAAAGTATTCTCAATAGAGCCTACCTGCACCCCTACCACGATGATGTGATCATCAATGAATACCCGCTGACTCACAAACCGGGCGAGCGTTACGATTATTCCAACGCCACATCGGAAATGGTCGCCCCGCTCATAGAGCGCGCCACCGGTGTAAGGTATGGCGAATGGGTGTCTGAACAAATCCTCAAACCCATCGGGGCTAAGGGGGGCGAAGTCTGGCTGAACCGCCCAGGCGGCACAGCGCATTCAGGCTGCTGCATCATGCTCCCCGCACGCACCTTCTTCCGTCTCGGCATGCTGAGTTATTTTGACGGGGTCTGGGATGGCGTACAACTTCTGCCCGAAGGCTATGTGGCCGAGACCCGTATCGCAACACCGCAAAACCTATGGGCCGGAATGGGCCTTTACGTGGCGGGTGAGTATGTTGAAACCCGTGGGGCCGCAAACCCCGACATCGCCAACATGCAAGTGACCACCCATGCGGAACGCTATTTGGCGGCTGATCTTTATCTATATGATGGCAACGCCAACCAAGTGGTGTACATCATCCCGTCTGAAGATCTGGTGATCCTACGTGTTGGCAATGCTCCGCCCCGCGATAATCGTTGGGACAACACCTTTGTTCCCAATACCATCATGCGCGGCATTATCCGTGCCCCAGGTGAAACACCACCCCAACCACAGTCCTAA
- a CDS encoding FAD-dependent monooxygenase produces the protein MKDLKVILVGAGIGGLTAAIALQRAGFKVSVHEQAEELGEVGAGLTLAKNANKAMRSLGLADKLIEIGFRPESGGGKDLMTGEIHTNSSAPGDVRQAKGETDPDPDARFRMFHRADIHGLLADTVRAHDPDAIHLGHCFKSLKQDESGVEVTFTNGDTVKGDLAIGCDGNRSAVRQSLFGDDKVEFLGYVAWRGLIPIESLPPGTINTDTSVFNGKHRSVVRYKIRGGKTVNFAAYAQKKDWVDEGWSVPARKDELLAEFADTCEEVQQMIKHIPAETCFRWGMFGREPMKQWTVGRVSLLGDAAHPMLPFLGQGAGMSIEDGVVLARCLEASDSIEESLQRYEDARRERTTLVTIGARYNGLRMHGTIEKALEERAKEYDPITIHDYNPATVPI, from the coding sequence GTGAAAGATTTGAAAGTTATTTTGGTTGGTGCAGGCATCGGTGGATTAACCGCAGCCATAGCTTTGCAACGGGCTGGTTTCAAAGTGTCTGTGCATGAACAAGCCGAAGAGTTAGGTGAGGTTGGTGCCGGGTTGACCCTCGCGAAAAATGCGAATAAGGCGATGCGGTCTTTGGGCCTTGCGGACAAATTGATTGAGATCGGGTTTCGCCCTGAAAGTGGCGGCGGCAAGGATTTGATGACCGGCGAGATCCACACCAATTCCTCTGCGCCGGGTGACGTGCGTCAGGCAAAAGGGGAAACCGACCCTGATCCAGATGCTCGCTTTCGTATGTTCCACCGGGCAGATATTCACGGCCTTTTGGCTGATACCGTGAGGGCGCATGATCCAGATGCCATTCATCTCGGCCATTGCTTCAAGTCTCTCAAGCAAGATGAGTCCGGTGTAGAGGTTACCTTTACAAACGGCGATACCGTGAAGGGCGATTTGGCCATCGGGTGTGATGGCAACCGCTCGGCCGTGCGTCAGTCTTTGTTTGGTGACGATAAAGTTGAGTTTCTCGGTTACGTCGCCTGGCGTGGTTTGATTCCTATAGAGTCTTTACCCCCGGGGACCATTAACACCGATACATCCGTATTCAACGGCAAACACCGCAGCGTCGTTCGCTATAAAATACGGGGCGGTAAAACCGTCAACTTCGCCGCCTACGCTCAAAAGAAAGATTGGGTTGACGAGGGATGGTCCGTGCCCGCCCGTAAGGATGAATTGCTGGCAGAATTTGCGGATACCTGTGAAGAAGTTCAGCAAATGATTAAGCATATCCCAGCGGAAACCTGCTTCCGATGGGGCATGTTTGGCCGTGAGCCGATGAAGCAATGGACAGTTGGGCGTGTTTCCCTGCTTGGTGATGCGGCCCATCCTATGTTGCCTTTTTTGGGGCAGGGCGCTGGCATGTCCATTGAAGATGGCGTGGTGCTAGCGCGGTGTCTCGAAGCATCCGATAGCATCGAAGAAAGTTTACAGCGTTACGAGGATGCGCGCCGTGAGCGTACCACCCTCGTGACGATTGGCGCTCGATATAACGGGCTTAGAATGCACGGTACCATCGAAAAAGCATTGGAGGAGCGGGCCAAGGAATATGACCCGATCACCATCCACGATTATAATCCAGCGACCGTTCCGATCTAA
- a CDS encoding transglutaminase family protein, translated as MKYKIHHRTVYKYTQTVSISHHLLHMTPRSHGRQVCSRAFVQVTPLPAVRSETLDYFQNTVTYATIQEPHSTLEIEALSEVEVKAPPPLQLAVTPPWEDVNALFQSISDQATLDAYQFAFASPYVTGIDGARELAEASFTPGRPILEAAMDLTTRIYSDFKYEGGVTDVSTPVAEVIAERRGVCQDFAHVQLACLRSLGLPARYVSGYLLTHPPAGQTKMVGADESHAWIAVWCPGLGWVDFDATNNLIPRDEHITLGWGRDYGDVSPINGFMIGGGQHTVKVSVDVQPLPAT; from the coding sequence GTGAAGTACAAAATTCATCACCGTACGGTCTACAAGTACACTCAGACGGTCTCCATCTCTCATCATCTCCTGCATATGACGCCGCGCAGTCATGGCCGGCAAGTATGTAGCAGGGCCTTTGTGCAGGTTACACCGCTCCCAGCCGTGCGCTCGGAAACCTTAGATTATTTTCAAAACACGGTGACCTACGCCACCATTCAAGAACCCCACAGCACATTGGAAATTGAGGCGTTGTCAGAGGTCGAGGTTAAAGCCCCTCCACCGCTACAATTGGCGGTCACGCCACCGTGGGAAGATGTGAACGCCCTATTTCAAAGCATCTCTGATCAAGCCACGCTTGATGCCTATCAGTTTGCGTTTGCCTCGCCTTATGTAACTGGTATTGACGGTGCGCGTGAGCTTGCAGAGGCCTCATTCACGCCAGGACGCCCGATTCTTGAGGCAGCAATGGACCTGACCACGCGCATTTACAGCGATTTCAAATACGAGGGCGGGGTCACAGATGTCTCGACGCCTGTTGCAGAAGTTATCGCAGAGCGACGCGGGGTGTGTCAGGATTTTGCCCATGTTCAGTTGGCCTGTTTGCGCAGTCTTGGTCTGCCTGCACGATATGTGAGTGGTTACCTCCTAACACACCCTCCAGCGGGACAGACCAAGATGGTCGGTGCGGATGAGTCTCATGCCTGGATTGCCGTGTGGTGTCCTGGTTTAGGTTGGGTTGATTTTGACGCGACAAACAATCTCATACCGAGGGATGAACACATCACCCTCGGGTGGGGACGGGACTATGGTGATGTCAGCCCGATCAATGGGTTCATGATCGGCGGCGGTCAGCACACAGTTAAAGTCTCGGTTGATGTGCAACCTTTGCCAGCGACTTAG
- a CDS encoding circularly permuted type 2 ATP-grasp protein, producing the protein MSSRSMNELQTPTNGDGQFPESRDILNAYSTASTVYDELRAPDGKVRPHWQSLVKQVQGYAVQDRIAVHDIAARKLAENGVTFVSQDSTDGSHAPWRLDLLPLLISQEEWNFLERGLEQRANLLNSILKDVYGEQKLLLNGQVPPALMFGNPQFLRPCQGLPVPEDSYLDLIAFDLARSPDGKWWVLNDRTQAPTGLGFALENRLITSHSMPEIFGSHHVRRLASFFESYNDNLLRLTRKDQPVIGVLSSGPTMETYFEHAYLARYLGYSVVEGGDLTVRDDRVYLKTVEGLKQVDLLLRRIDSEYCDPIELRTDSSTGVPSLVKAARSGNVIISNSLGSGVLENDGLNSFMPALCRHILGEDELLPDVATWWCGQPKERNYVLDRLDQLVIRSAFKPTSILNPSENSYFGPAMSSKEKDDLRQNIMKYGHNYVGQEVVSLSTAPAWTDAHTIKPAPLTLRVFAARTEDGYKLMPGGLARVSDTTHDTAPAMHRGDYSKDTWIISDSPVDTFSLLDKQRAEISVQRSGKDLPSRTADNLFWLGRYSERAEGAVRLYRSLLNRMAGNFGMAEEPDVHRLLINLLVSQKHLSKERAKKALAAGVENIEKELWKILFDAASPDGLSLILSNVQRTAEMVRERLSLDTWRIIKRLSALALRPTFRRGQELSDALTMLDDMVQQLSAFNGMVMENMTRGYGWRFLDMGRRAERAYRGVGLLSHLAVSGNPAHSDWLDILLDLADSTMTYRTRYKDTPMTPLVLDLLLSDDSNPRSAIYQFAALADHIDALPDPSETQGLTSTQKLTVGLRTPLMLADVDELSMINAKTGKRDALEALLTQLHDGLEALSDSVGRMYFIHAETQHLSGPRWSEAGL; encoded by the coding sequence ATGTCGTCTAGGTCAATGAACGAACTCCAAACCCCTACCAATGGTGACGGACAGTTTCCCGAAAGCCGGGACATTCTCAACGCGTATTCAACGGCATCCACTGTCTATGATGAATTGCGTGCACCCGATGGTAAAGTGCGTCCGCATTGGCAGTCATTGGTCAAGCAAGTTCAGGGGTATGCCGTCCAAGACCGTATTGCGGTTCATGATATTGCTGCGCGCAAGCTGGCTGAGAATGGGGTCACGTTTGTCAGCCAAGACAGCACAGATGGCAGTCATGCACCGTGGCGCTTGGATTTGCTGCCGCTCCTGATTTCGCAAGAGGAATGGAACTTCCTTGAGCGTGGCTTAGAGCAGCGGGCAAATCTTCTGAACAGCATATTGAAAGATGTTTACGGCGAACAAAAGCTGTTGCTAAACGGCCAAGTCCCACCGGCACTGATGTTTGGCAATCCACAGTTTCTCAGACCTTGCCAAGGTCTGCCAGTCCCAGAAGATTCTTATTTAGACCTGATCGCTTTCGATCTGGCGCGTTCGCCCGATGGCAAGTGGTGGGTATTGAATGATCGCACGCAAGCCCCAACCGGTTTAGGGTTTGCGCTCGAAAACAGGTTGATCACATCTCACAGCATGCCGGAAATTTTCGGCTCTCATCATGTCCGGCGTTTGGCCTCATTCTTTGAGAGTTATAACGACAATCTTTTGCGACTAACCCGGAAAGACCAGCCTGTGATTGGTGTGTTGTCATCGGGCCCGACAATGGAAACCTATTTTGAGCACGCCTATTTGGCGCGCTACCTCGGATATTCGGTGGTTGAAGGTGGAGATCTGACCGTTCGCGATGACCGTGTGTATTTGAAAACGGTTGAGGGTCTTAAGCAGGTCGATCTTCTGCTGCGCAGAATTGACTCCGAGTATTGTGATCCTATTGAGTTGCGCACGGACTCTTCGACCGGTGTTCCGAGTCTGGTGAAGGCCGCGCGTTCAGGCAACGTCATCATCAGTAATTCTCTCGGCAGTGGCGTTCTGGAAAATGATGGCCTGAACAGTTTCATGCCGGCCTTGTGCAGACACATTCTAGGAGAAGATGAACTGCTGCCTGATGTGGCGACCTGGTGGTGCGGGCAACCCAAAGAACGGAACTATGTGCTGGATCGTTTAGATCAACTGGTAATCCGCAGTGCGTTTAAACCGACCTCAATTTTGAATCCGTCAGAGAATAGCTATTTTGGTCCTGCGATGTCGTCCAAAGAGAAAGACGACCTGCGTCAGAATATTATGAAGTACGGGCATAATTATGTGGGGCAGGAAGTTGTATCTTTGTCTACAGCTCCAGCTTGGACTGACGCGCACACCATTAAGCCGGCACCTTTGACCTTGCGTGTTTTTGCGGCTCGGACTGAGGATGGGTATAAACTGATGCCCGGGGGATTGGCGCGTGTCTCGGATACGACGCACGACACTGCGCCAGCCATGCACCGCGGGGACTATAGCAAGGACACCTGGATCATTAGCGATAGTCCGGTCGATACGTTCAGTCTTCTTGATAAACAGCGCGCCGAAATCTCAGTCCAACGCAGTGGTAAGGATTTGCCAAGTCGAACAGCCGATAATCTGTTTTGGCTGGGCCGATACAGCGAGCGCGCCGAAGGGGCCGTAAGGCTTTACAGAAGCCTACTCAACCGCATGGCTGGTAATTTCGGAATGGCGGAAGAGCCAGATGTTCACCGCTTGCTGATAAATCTGTTGGTTAGTCAAAAGCATCTTTCTAAGGAGCGCGCGAAAAAAGCGTTGGCTGCCGGTGTCGAAAACATCGAGAAAGAGCTTTGGAAAATTTTATTTGATGCGGCCTCACCGGATGGTCTGTCTTTGATCCTCTCGAACGTCCAACGTACAGCTGAGATGGTTCGTGAGCGACTTTCCCTTGATACGTGGCGCATTATCAAGCGTTTAAGTGCACTGGCTCTGCGTCCCACGTTCCGGCGCGGACAAGAGCTTTCTGATGCGCTTACTATGCTGGATGACATGGTCCAACAGTTGTCTGCGTTTAACGGCATGGTGATGGAAAACATGACCCGCGGGTATGGCTGGCGTTTCTTGGATATGGGACGTCGGGCAGAGCGTGCCTACCGGGGTGTTGGCCTCTTGTCTCACTTAGCGGTTTCCGGTAATCCGGCCCACTCTGATTGGCTAGATATTCTTCTTGATCTCGCTGATAGCACGATGACCTATCGGACCAGATACAAAGACACGCCGATGACGCCACTTGTGCTTGATCTTCTGTTATCAGATGACAGCAACCCGAGGTCTGCGATCTATCAGTTTGCGGCTTTGGCGGATCATATTGATGCGTTGCCGGACCCAAGCGAAACACAGGGCCTCACTTCCACGCAGAAACTCACGGTCGGTTTGCGTACACCTCTGATGCTCGCTGACGTTGATGAACTGAGTATGATTAATGCCAAAACGGGTAAAAGAGACGCTCTAGAGGCGCTTCTGACTCAGTTGCATGATGGACTTGAAGCGCTGTCCGATTCCGTTGGCCGGATGTATTTTATTCATGCAGAAACGCAGCATTTGTCTGGGCCAAGGTGGTCCGAGGCTGGGCTGTGA